One region of Priestia megaterium genomic DNA includes:
- the corA gene encoding magnesium/cobalt transporter CorA has protein sequence MIKTYLYDDETKEMVTNLDLGDVHEKLRNPDNLLWIDLYDVHGQELAQIAKLFDFHPLAIEDCLHDSPRAKMDDYEDYKFFVFHALRYNEESDDEITTLELNAFVGSNYVVTIHKHKMGWLRKMDAVCSRYPKFMNRGADFLLYALIDGITDEYFPILDRIDMRIDELEDEIYNKEVRGVTEEFLALKRTIILIRRVILPQRRIFLTVNGKWKFDIREENVPFYIDLLDHLERIVDSAETFRDLVNSALDTYYSITNATSSEKLNVLTLISTIMLPLTFVTGFFGMNVPIPYQNSHWATAVIIVMLIVLTWGMWKYFKNKQLL, from the coding sequence ATGATTAAAACATACTTATATGATGATGAAACAAAAGAAATGGTAACGAATCTTGATTTAGGAGACGTGCATGAAAAATTGCGCAATCCTGATAATTTGCTGTGGATTGATTTGTATGATGTCCACGGACAAGAGCTTGCTCAAATTGCTAAATTATTCGATTTTCACCCATTGGCGATTGAAGACTGCTTACACGACAGTCCTCGCGCTAAAATGGATGATTACGAAGATTATAAATTTTTCGTTTTTCACGCGCTTCGCTATAACGAAGAAAGTGATGACGAGATTACGACGCTTGAGTTAAATGCCTTTGTCGGATCAAATTACGTAGTGACGATTCATAAACATAAAATGGGCTGGCTTCGCAAAATGGATGCCGTGTGCTCACGCTATCCGAAGTTTATGAACCGCGGCGCCGACTTTTTACTATATGCTTTGATTGATGGCATCACGGACGAATACTTTCCGATTTTAGACCGAATTGACATGCGTATTGATGAATTAGAAGATGAGATCTACAACAAAGAAGTCCGCGGAGTGACGGAAGAGTTCTTAGCCTTAAAAAGAACCATTATCTTAATCCGTCGCGTTATTCTGCCTCAGCGCCGAATTTTCTTAACGGTTAATGGAAAGTGGAAATTCGACATACGAGAAGAAAATGTTCCTTTCTACATTGACTTGCTTGACCACTTGGAGCGTATTGTAGACTCTGCTGAAACATTTAGAGACCTCGTAAACAGTGCGCTTGATACGTATTATTCTATTACCAATGCAACTTCATCTGAAAAGCTGAATGTCTTAACGCTAATTTCAACGATTATGCTTCCGCTAACGTTCGTAACCGGATTTTTTGGAATGAACGTACCGATTCCATATCAAAATTCCCACTGGGCTACTGCTGTTATTATCGTTATGTTAATTGTGTTAACGTGGGGAATGTGGAAATACTTTAAAAACAAACAGCTGTTATAA
- a CDS encoding S8 family peptidase translates to MKKGSIYRFIAFALMFTLCFSQLGLLKTQAAGNPPANEKTLSIGKAAKGTFTEPEQTHWYKINPSKQEVAKFSHYRIKLQSDDEVNITVYSSLENAKNNVAFDRYMGYSYKDEPAQLDFPIAWTGPYYVKVEYYGSEDDMIEEDAEDGSTSPEPQPEEKTEVPYTISYEGASLPPSQMMEEECPAELSTSQKENGKGILKDLRTIRDAVLSKTASGKDLSSLYYKAAPFISSKMIIDKSMREQVYKDLVQLKGLFTDVAKNGASSTYMITSADQKAINDLYSIAYKSVPTALKKDLEKVAAQTKLKDVTDLNVSSVLVRAKLVSANSVSTKAETRYIVKLKDGANAKSFKTKAQSKSASIESINPLKQSAASFDNMFVIQLDDSNGKSFSTSSAQGKMTAKQIQALPETEFIEPVQEYHALSMDSQYPYQWSLNNTGKNDGTQHADIQYESLEKLLNGQKLKDTVIAVADTGVDSSLADLKGVVDTKTGYNYVDRSSNATDDNGHGTHVAGIIAASANNNYSMAGINSHAKILPVKILDASGSGDTEQIAYGIKYAVDHGAKVINLSLGGSYSRVLEYSLKYAYDHNVTVVAASGNDGMEELSYPASSAYAISVGASNRLDIVSDYSNYGKGLDITAPGSDIPSLVPDGNVTYLSGTSMATPHVAAVAGLLLSQNPGLKPKDVEKRLTDTAKDIKFDEKDAPVYDDEESPAEPPAPGYDYVSGWGRLNAYSAVSAQQLQAQVNTFVSTQKVVTGKAQSGSTVKVMNGSKTLGTAKADAKNTFSVNIPAQKADTVLQVVVTNGKASTSIRTVVQKAPAKPAVKSVTNKDEYVTGTSKANFTVNVKNSAKKVIASAKADAKGAFKVKIPKQKENTVLYITATNSQKQESEEVKVTVRDVIAPNAPKVNPVSDADTAIKGTAEANASVVAKVNNKEIGKAKANAKGQYSITIKKQKAGTAISVTAADAANNTSKATTVKVSDKTPPAAPSVNAVTTKSTAVTGKAEANATVTVTVNKKSIGSAAANSKGQYSVKIKKQKEKTVLSVTAKDKANNTSKATTKTVTK, encoded by the coding sequence ATGAAAAAAGGGTCAATTTATCGTTTTATTGCTTTTGCTTTAATGTTCACCTTGTGTTTTAGCCAATTAGGCTTACTGAAAACACAAGCAGCAGGCAATCCTCCTGCTAATGAAAAAACATTAAGCATTGGTAAAGCAGCAAAAGGAACATTTACAGAACCAGAACAAACGCATTGGTACAAAATTAATCCTTCTAAGCAAGAGGTAGCAAAGTTTTCACACTACCGAATTAAGCTTCAAAGTGATGATGAAGTAAACATTACGGTTTACTCCAGTCTTGAAAATGCCAAAAACAACGTGGCATTTGACCGTTATATGGGATACTCTTACAAAGACGAGCCTGCTCAGCTAGATTTTCCAATCGCCTGGACTGGCCCTTATTATGTGAAAGTTGAGTATTATGGAAGCGAAGACGACATGATTGAAGAAGATGCGGAAGATGGTTCAACTTCTCCAGAACCACAGCCGGAAGAAAAAACAGAAGTTCCTTACACAATCAGCTATGAAGGCGCTTCACTTCCTCCTTCTCAAATGATGGAAGAAGAATGCCCGGCTGAATTAAGTACAAGCCAAAAAGAAAACGGAAAAGGTATTTTAAAAGATTTGCGTACAATTCGTGACGCTGTGCTTTCAAAAACAGCAAGCGGAAAAGACCTTTCTTCTCTTTACTACAAAGCCGCTCCGTTTATCAGCTCTAAAATGATTATCGATAAATCAATGCGCGAACAAGTATACAAAGATTTAGTTCAGCTAAAGGGTCTATTTACAGATGTGGCGAAAAACGGCGCATCAAGCACATATATGATCACAAGTGCTGATCAAAAAGCAATCAATGATTTATACAGCATCGCTTATAAATCTGTTCCGACTGCTTTAAAGAAAGATTTAGAAAAAGTAGCAGCGCAGACAAAATTAAAAGACGTAACGGACTTAAACGTATCGTCTGTATTAGTAAGAGCTAAATTAGTCAGCGCAAACAGCGTTTCAACAAAAGCTGAAACTCGCTATATTGTTAAATTAAAAGATGGTGCAAATGCTAAATCATTTAAAACAAAAGCACAGTCAAAATCAGCAAGCATTGAATCTATTAATCCATTGAAACAATCAGCCGCTTCTTTTGATAATATGTTTGTTATTCAATTAGATGACAGCAATGGAAAAAGCTTCAGCACGTCATCTGCTCAAGGTAAAATGACGGCAAAACAAATTCAAGCACTTCCTGAAACTGAATTTATCGAGCCGGTTCAAGAGTACCACGCTCTTTCGATGGATTCACAATATCCGTATCAATGGTCATTAAACAACACGGGTAAAAATGATGGCACTCAACATGCCGATATTCAATATGAATCGCTTGAAAAATTACTAAACGGTCAAAAATTAAAAGATACGGTTATTGCCGTTGCCGATACGGGCGTCGATTCATCACTAGCTGATTTAAAAGGCGTAGTGGATACAAAGACAGGCTATAACTACGTGGATCGTTCGTCAAATGCAACTGACGACAACGGACACGGAACTCACGTAGCTGGTATTATCGCAGCCTCTGCAAATAATAACTATTCAATGGCCGGCATTAATTCTCACGCTAAAATTTTACCGGTTAAAATTCTAGACGCATCTGGAAGCGGAGATACAGAACAAATTGCGTACGGTATTAAATACGCGGTTGATCACGGTGCAAAAGTTATTAACTTAAGCCTTGGCGGATCTTACAGCCGCGTGCTTGAATATTCATTAAAATATGCATACGACCATAACGTAACGGTTGTAGCAGCAAGCGGAAACGACGGTATGGAAGAGCTCTCGTACCCTGCTTCATCTGCCTATGCGATTTCAGTAGGCGCGTCAAACCGTTTAGATATCGTATCTGACTACTCAAACTATGGAAAAGGATTAGATATTACAGCTCCAGGCTCTGATATTCCAAGTCTTGTTCCAGACGGAAACGTTACTTACTTAAGCGGAACATCAATGGCAACACCTCACGTGGCAGCCGTTGCGGGATTATTACTGTCCCAAAACCCAGGCTTAAAGCCAAAAGACGTTGAAAAACGCCTAACGGACACAGCTAAAGATATTAAGTTTGACGAGAAAGATGCTCCTGTATACGATGATGAAGAAAGTCCAGCAGAACCTCCTGCTCCAGGCTACGATTACGTATCAGGATGGGGACGTTTAAATGCGTACAGCGCGGTAAGTGCACAGCAGCTGCAAGCGCAGGTAAATACATTTGTCAGCACGCAAAAAGTTGTTACAGGTAAAGCTCAAAGCGGTTCAACTGTTAAAGTAATGAACGGCTCAAAAACACTTGGCACTGCCAAAGCTGATGCAAAAAATACGTTCTCTGTGAACATTCCAGCTCAAAAAGCTGATACCGTTTTACAAGTGGTTGTCACAAACGGAAAAGCAAGCACAAGCATTCGTACAGTTGTTCAAAAAGCACCTGCCAAACCAGCGGTAAAATCCGTGACGAATAAAGATGAATACGTAACAGGAACATCTAAAGCGAATTTTACGGTAAATGTTAAAAACAGCGCTAAAAAAGTGATTGCTTCGGCAAAAGCTGATGCAAAAGGCGCGTTCAAAGTGAAGATTCCAAAACAAAAAGAAAACACAGTCTTGTATATCACGGCTACAAACAGCCAAAAACAAGAAAGTGAAGAAGTAAAAGTAACGGTGCGTGACGTTATTGCTCCAAATGCACCTAAAGTGAATCCAGTCAGCGACGCGGATACAGCTATTAAAGGAACAGCAGAAGCAAATGCATCTGTTGTAGCCAAAGTGAACAACAAAGAAATCGGCAAAGCAAAAGCTAACGCAAAAGGTCAGTACAGCATAACGATTAAAAAACAAAAAGCGGGTACAGCAATCAGCGTAACAGCAGCAGACGCAGCTAACAACACAAGTAAAGCTACGACTGTAAAAGTAAGCGATAAAACTCCTCCTGCTGCACCAAGCGTAAATGCTGTCACAACAAAAAGCACGGCTGTAACAGGTAAAGCAGAAGCAAATGCTACCGTAACGGTAACAGTAAACAAAAAAAGCATCGGCTCTGCTGCTGCTAACAGCAAAGGACAATACTCAGTAAAAATTAAAAAGCAAAAAGAAAAAACAGTTTTAAGCGTAACAGCAAAAGACAAAGCAAATAATACGAGTAAAGCAACAACAAAAACGGTGACAAAATAA
- a CDS encoding SUKH-4 family immunity protein, producing the protein MMQRQEKRMKFDAEQLAPLDIDKETKKLLTEKGLPKEASPFLEFVSSKGKLTTLCETFELSSRYQHYWFLGTTGAGDPICLHQKNGSVVLLDTSNDDCERFVNTTFPQFLACLDVFEELVEETIQANGESAYLERHIPAEVLQRCKKRMNEIDEACLAPYSFWFKELSF; encoded by the coding sequence GTGATGCAACGACAGGAAAAACGAATGAAGTTTGATGCCGAACAGCTTGCACCCCTTGATATTGATAAAGAGACAAAGAAGTTGCTAACAGAAAAAGGATTGCCCAAAGAAGCTTCACCATTTCTAGAGTTCGTTTCATCCAAAGGAAAGCTAACAACATTATGCGAAACATTTGAGTTATCATCTCGCTACCAGCACTATTGGTTTTTAGGAACAACCGGCGCTGGAGATCCAATTTGTCTTCATCAAAAAAACGGTTCGGTTGTGCTGCTCGATACGTCCAACGATGACTGCGAGCGTTTCGTGAATACAACTTTTCCGCAGTTTTTAGCATGCTTAGATGTGTTTGAAGAGCTAGTAGAAGAAACGATTCAAGCAAACGGAGAATCTGCATACTTAGAGCGACACATTCCTGCTGAGGTGCTGCAGCGATGCAAAAAACGTATGAATGAAATTGATGAAGCTTGCTTAGCCCCTTATTCTTTTTGGTTCAAAGAACTTTCTTTTTAA
- a CDS encoding YesK family protein, whose product MISLFGLMGAFFVLLFGASHFFYRRNSPVQYGISLSSMLISIFLFLYSIFGVGGFEGMGLGALAAALFLASVLSLFVSVLFNIINGRGKGAV is encoded by the coding sequence ATGATTTCTTTATTTGGATTAATGGGTGCTTTCTTCGTGCTGCTTTTTGGTGCGTCGCATTTCTTCTATAGAAGAAACTCGCCCGTGCAGTACGGAATTTCACTTAGCAGCATGCTAATAAGCATATTTCTATTTCTATATAGCATATTTGGAGTTGGCGGCTTTGAAGGAATGGGTCTTGGTGCTTTAGCGGCTGCTTTGTTTTTGGCGTCGGTTCTGAGCTTGTTCGTCAGCGTTCTTTTTAATATCATAAATGGACGAGGGAAAGGTGCTGTATAA
- a CDS encoding GNAT family N-acetyltransferase has translation MGELTFREAVREDLDQIVEMLADDMLGSKRERYELPLPDCYVQAFQAIDADPNNELIVACKDNKVIGVQQLTFTPHIARQGGWRATIEGVRTASSQRGKGVGYQLITWAIERAKERNCQLVQLTTDKERSEALRFYQKLGFTASHEGLKLHL, from the coding sequence ATGGGAGAGCTAACCTTTAGAGAAGCAGTGCGAGAAGATTTGGATCAAATTGTTGAAATGCTCGCGGATGATATGCTCGGAAGCAAACGAGAACGCTACGAATTACCGCTTCCAGACTGTTATGTCCAAGCATTTCAGGCAATTGATGCGGATCCAAACAATGAACTGATTGTCGCATGTAAAGATAATAAAGTAATAGGTGTTCAACAACTAACCTTTACGCCCCACATTGCACGACAAGGCGGGTGGAGAGCCACGATTGAAGGAGTTCGAACCGCTTCGTCACAGCGCGGAAAAGGGGTTGGCTATCAGCTGATTACATGGGCGATTGAACGAGCGAAAGAACGTAATTGTCAGTTAGTACAATTAACAACGGACAAGGAACGATCGGAGGCTTTGCGTTTCTATCAAAAGCTTGGATTCACAGCTTCTCATGAAGGATTAAAGCTCCATTTGTAA
- a CDS encoding SIS domain-containing protein: protein MSSLYLQELTKLLAKVETHEQQAIESAAEKISQQLASHHLIHLFGCGHSHILTEEVFYRSGGLAPIHPIFVEELMLHKGASRSSQLERKNDYASTFMEKEDIVPGDIMIVISTSGVNPVPIDVALITKEKGAFVIGLTSPCYATSRASRHKSGKYLHDVVDLVINNHIPKGDVLLHQQDISFASGSTVIGGAILNDVLSKTIQKLLSRGITPPVFLSGNMEGSDEHNQRLIDAYKGRITAL from the coding sequence ATGTCTAGTTTATATCTACAGGAACTAACAAAACTGCTTGCTAAAGTGGAGACGCATGAACAGCAGGCAATAGAATCCGCAGCCGAGAAAATCTCACAGCAATTGGCTTCTCATCACCTCATTCATTTATTTGGGTGCGGTCATTCTCATATTTTAACGGAAGAAGTGTTTTACCGTTCTGGAGGGCTTGCACCGATTCATCCTATTTTTGTAGAAGAACTGATGCTTCATAAAGGAGCTTCGCGCTCTTCACAGCTAGAGCGTAAAAACGACTATGCCTCCACCTTTATGGAAAAAGAAGATATCGTACCAGGCGATATCATGATTGTCATTTCTACATCGGGCGTAAATCCCGTTCCGATTGATGTAGCTTTGATTACAAAAGAAAAAGGCGCCTTTGTTATCGGGCTTACCTCTCCTTGTTATGCCACGAGCCGGGCTTCGCGACATAAAAGCGGAAAATACCTTCATGATGTCGTGGATCTTGTTATTAATAATCATATTCCAAAAGGAGACGTTCTTCTTCATCAGCAAGACATTTCCTTCGCTTCTGGTTCTACTGTAATTGGAGGCGCTATCCTAAATGATGTCCTATCTAAAACCATACAAAAACTGCTCAGCCGCGGCATCACGCCTCCTGTCTTTTTAAGCGGAAACATGGAAGGTTCAGATGAACATAACCAGCGGTTGATTGATGCTTACAAAGGAAGAATTACTGCCCTATAA
- a CDS encoding GntR family transcriptional regulator encodes MIDKSSPLPIYYQIEEQLKKQIENGELKPNDSLPSEREFAERFEISRMTVRQAINNLVNDGYLYRQKGRGTFVSEKKLEQQLVGLTSFTEDMKARGMVPSSKLLSFEIIAASEKIAEQLHISLHAPVYEIKRIRLADDVPMALESVYVSANLVKGLTESIVNDSLYRYIEEELGLKIGEANQTLESILASETEVKHLGINSYSPVLLIQRNTYLQDGTPLEVVKSSYRADRYKFTINMTRS; translated from the coding sequence GTGATTGATAAAAGCTCACCTCTTCCGATTTATTATCAAATTGAAGAACAGTTGAAAAAACAAATTGAAAACGGAGAGTTAAAACCAAATGATTCGCTTCCTTCTGAACGAGAGTTTGCAGAACGATTTGAAATCAGCAGAATGACCGTTCGCCAAGCGATTAACAATTTAGTAAACGACGGTTATTTATATCGTCAAAAAGGCCGCGGCACCTTTGTATCTGAAAAAAAACTGGAGCAGCAGCTCGTTGGATTAACGAGTTTTACAGAAGATATGAAAGCGCGCGGAATGGTGCCAAGCAGTAAATTGCTGAGTTTTGAAATCATTGCGGCTTCGGAAAAAATTGCCGAACAGCTGCACATTTCTCTTCATGCACCTGTTTATGAAATCAAGCGTATTCGTTTAGCTGACGACGTGCCAATGGCGCTCGAAAGCGTATATGTATCCGCCAACTTAGTCAAAGGGTTAACAGAATCCATTGTTAACGACTCTCTTTACCGCTATATAGAAGAAGAGTTGGGCCTGAAAATTGGCGAAGCCAATCAAACGTTAGAATCCATTTTAGCTTCTGAAACCGAAGTGAAGCATCTTGGAATCAACTCATATTCACCCGTTCTACTGATTCAACGAAATACGTATTTGCAAGACGGCACGCCGCTTGAAGTGGTGAAGTCTTCGTACCGAGCAGACCGCTATAAGTTTACGATTAACATGACACGATCTTAA
- the nagB gene encoding glucosamine-6-phosphate deaminase — translation MNIIQVKNYSEMSAKAADMLISKLHEKPNMNLGLATGGTPKGLYDRLIQDHKEHGTSYKHVTSFNLDEYVGMKPQDPNSYHYYMADALFNHIDIDVSNTHVPNGLADTPEEECRRYDEMIQNHGGIDLQILGIGQNGHIGFNEPGTSFNSPTHIVTLEESTRKANARYFNSLDEVPTQAITMGIESIMKSKEILLLISGEAKAEAMYQLLNGEITEDFPASILKKHHCVTIIADQEALAKVSTTV, via the coding sequence ATGAATATCATCCAAGTGAAAAACTACAGTGAAATGAGTGCAAAAGCAGCTGATATGCTGATTAGCAAACTTCATGAAAAACCAAATATGAATCTGGGACTTGCAACGGGAGGCACGCCGAAAGGATTATATGATCGTTTAATTCAAGATCATAAAGAGCACGGCACGTCATACAAACACGTTACTTCCTTTAACTTAGATGAATATGTCGGAATGAAGCCGCAAGATCCAAACAGCTATCACTACTATATGGCAGATGCGTTATTTAATCACATTGATATCGACGTAAGCAACACGCACGTTCCTAACGGGCTGGCTGATACGCCTGAAGAAGAATGCCGCCGCTACGATGAAATGATTCAAAATCATGGAGGCATTGACCTTCAGATTCTTGGAATCGGTCAAAACGGACACATTGGCTTTAACGAACCTGGTACGTCATTCAACTCTCCTACTCATATTGTGACGTTAGAAGAGTCAACGCGAAAAGCCAATGCGCGCTACTTTAATTCTCTTGACGAAGTGCCTACTCAGGCTATTACAATGGGAATTGAATCGATTATGAAAAGTAAAGAAATTTTACTGCTTATCTCCGGGGAAGCCAAAGCAGAAGCGATGTATCAGCTGCTTAACGGAGAAATCACAGAAGACTTCCCTGCTTCTATTTTAAAGAAGCATCACTGTGTTACAATTATTGCGGACCAAGAAGCTTTAGCTAAAGTATCGACTACGGTTTAA
- the nagA gene encoding N-acetylglucosamine-6-phosphate deacetylase — protein sequence MDTHSSIIIYNVTVYSENQTLKNGYIKLTNKKITEIGEIHQYVRQPKDHVIELSPSYKVIPGAIDVHIHGVNNADAMDGTAEALKTMARTLPKEGTTSFLATTMTQSNEAVEKALRNAGAYIEEQTDADAEVVGIHLEGPFISPKRAGAQPPTHIQDPNVALFQEWQKAAGGHIKLVTLAPEQPNGLSLTSYLKETNVVASIGHSDSTYDQVGEAIEAGASHITHLYNGMRGLHHREPGVLGAAYLRNELFVELITDGIHCRPEMVKLAYDQITSERMILITDSLRAKWLKNGTYDLGGQPVHVNDTTATLADGTLAGSILKMNDAIKNTMSFTNCSLEDIVKMTAENPAKQLNLFDTKGSLKIGKDADIVVLNENLDVEMTFCRGTLSFQKED from the coding sequence ATGGATACACATTCATCCATCATTATTTATAATGTAACCGTTTATAGTGAAAATCAGACATTAAAAAACGGGTATATTAAACTAACGAACAAGAAAATTACTGAAATCGGAGAGATCCATCAATACGTACGTCAGCCGAAAGACCATGTAATTGAGCTTTCTCCTTCCTATAAAGTGATTCCTGGTGCCATTGACGTGCATATTCATGGCGTTAACAATGCGGACGCTATGGACGGTACGGCAGAAGCATTAAAAACAATGGCGCGCACGCTTCCAAAAGAAGGTACAACAAGCTTTTTAGCAACTACTATGACGCAGTCGAATGAAGCGGTTGAAAAAGCACTTCGCAACGCGGGCGCTTATATCGAAGAGCAAACAGATGCGGATGCTGAAGTAGTTGGTATTCACTTAGAAGGTCCGTTTATTTCACCGAAACGTGCGGGCGCGCAGCCTCCTACTCACATTCAAGATCCGAATGTGGCACTGTTTCAAGAGTGGCAAAAAGCAGCCGGAGGACATATTAAACTTGTTACGTTAGCTCCAGAGCAGCCAAACGGCTTATCTCTTACTTCTTATTTAAAAGAAACAAACGTCGTCGCTTCTATTGGCCACTCCGACAGCACATATGATCAAGTTGGTGAAGCTATTGAAGCAGGAGCTTCTCATATTACGCATTTATATAACGGCATGCGCGGTCTTCACCATAGAGAGCCCGGCGTATTAGGCGCCGCTTATTTGAGAAATGAATTATTTGTAGAGCTGATTACAGACGGCATCCACTGCCGACCTGAAATGGTCAAGCTTGCGTACGATCAAATTACAAGTGAACGCATGATTCTTATCACGGATTCTCTTCGTGCCAAATGGCTAAAAAACGGTACGTATGATTTAGGCGGACAGCCTGTTCACGTAAACGACACAACGGCTACCCTTGCAGATGGAACGTTAGCAGGAAGCATCTTAAAGATGAACGATGCGATTAAAAACACGATGAGCTTTACGAACTGCTCATTAGAAGACATCGTAAAAATGACCGCTGAAAACCCAGCAAAACAGCTTAACCTGTTTGATACAAAAGGAAGCCTTAAAATTGGAAAAGATGCGGATATCGTGGTGTTAAATGAAAACTTAGATGTTGAAATGACATTTTGCCGAGGCACATTGAGCTTTCAAAAGGAGGACTAA
- the nagE gene encoding N-acetylglucosamine-specific PTS transporter subunit IIBC, with protein MLNFLQRIGKSLMLPIAVLPAAALLLRLGQKDLLDIPFMAQAGDAIFANLALLFALGIAVGLSKDGSGAAALAGVVGYFVLTKGTVAIDKDINMGVLGGIVSGVTAGLLYNRFSAIKLPEWLGFFAGKRFVPIITSVVMLALAGIFGVIWPPIQDQINNLGTWITGAGALGAGIYGFLNRLLIPIGLHHVLNSLVWFVFGDYHGVTGDLNRFFKGDPTAGTFMSGFFPVMMFGLPAAALAMIAAAKKEKRKQVSGMLIGLAVTSFLTGITEPIEFLFMFVAPLLYVIHAVLTGISMALAVALGIHAGFGFSAGAIDFFLNYGISQKPLLLAGIGIVYAVIYFVIFYTLIKALNLKTPGREDDEEVDTSNETVVATGDKYVDMASYFIEDLGGKENLTVIDNCATRLRLQVADASNINEGALKRHGARGIMKLNKTNVQVIVGTEVEFVADAMNQLVKYGTASTAAPVEQQAVQADAHTEFVLPFEGVVKPLSEVEDQVFSQKMMGDGFAIEPIEGTLVSPINGEVMTVFPTKHAIGLKTVEGIEILIHVGLDTVNLKGEGFQALVQEGDSVQQGTPLLQVDLEYVKKHAPSIVTPVVFTNLPADKEVKLLKTGYQKQGTKDVITF; from the coding sequence ATGCTGAATTTTTTACAACGTATTGGTAAATCGCTTATGCTGCCAATCGCAGTATTACCTGCTGCGGCATTGCTTCTTCGTTTGGGTCAAAAGGACTTATTAGATATTCCATTTATGGCTCAAGCCGGAGATGCGATTTTTGCGAATTTAGCACTACTGTTTGCACTCGGTATTGCTGTAGGGCTTTCAAAAGATGGAAGCGGCGCAGCAGCACTTGCCGGAGTGGTCGGTTATTTTGTGTTAACAAAAGGAACTGTAGCTATTGATAAAGATATTAATATGGGTGTACTCGGCGGGATCGTCTCGGGGGTAACGGCTGGTTTACTATACAATCGTTTCTCAGCGATTAAGCTGCCCGAGTGGCTCGGCTTCTTTGCAGGAAAGCGGTTTGTACCGATTATTACTTCAGTCGTTATGCTTGCGCTTGCAGGAATTTTCGGGGTTATTTGGCCGCCGATTCAAGATCAAATTAACAACTTAGGAACGTGGATTACAGGAGCAGGAGCGCTTGGTGCAGGTATATACGGATTTTTAAACCGTCTGTTAATTCCAATTGGACTGCATCACGTGTTAAACAGCTTAGTATGGTTTGTGTTCGGAGACTATCACGGCGTAACGGGAGATTTGAATCGCTTCTTTAAAGGAGATCCAACGGCAGGAACGTTCATGTCTGGATTCTTCCCGGTTATGATGTTTGGTTTACCGGCAGCTGCGCTTGCGATGATTGCAGCAGCTAAAAAAGAAAAGCGCAAACAAGTCAGCGGTATGTTAATTGGGCTTGCTGTTACATCTTTTTTAACAGGAATTACGGAACCAATTGAATTTTTATTTATGTTCGTAGCACCGCTATTATACGTTATTCATGCCGTTTTAACAGGAATATCGATGGCTTTAGCCGTTGCTCTTGGCATTCATGCTGGATTTGGATTTTCAGCAGGTGCCATTGACTTCTTCTTAAACTACGGAATTTCACAAAAACCCCTGCTGTTAGCGGGAATTGGCATTGTATATGCGGTCATTTACTTTGTCATTTTCTACACGCTGATCAAAGCATTAAACTTAAAAACACCGGGACGTGAAGATGATGAAGAAGTAGACACATCAAACGAAACGGTTGTAGCAACAGGCGATAAATATGTGGATATGGCATCGTATTTTATTGAAGATTTAGGCGGAAAAGAAAACTTAACCGTAATTGATAACTGTGCGACTCGTCTTCGCTTACAAGTAGCTGATGCTAGCAATATTAATGAAGGTGCCTTAAAGCGCCACGGAGCGAGAGGAATCATGAAGCTCAATAAAACAAATGTTCAAGTCATTGTCGGAACAGAAGTAGAGTTTGTTGCAGACGCAATGAATCAATTAGTTAAATACGGCACAGCGTCAACCGCTGCACCTGTTGAACAACAGGCTGTTCAAGCAGATGCACACACAGAGTTTGTGTTACCGTTTGAAGGTGTTGTAAAGCCGCTTAGTGAAGTGGAAGATCAAGTGTTTTCACAAAAGATGATGGGCGACGGCTTTGCGATTGAACCGATTGAAGGAACGCTCGTATCACCGATTAACGGTGAAGTCATGACTGTGTTCCCAACAAAACATGCGATTGGCTTAAAAACAGTAGAAGGAATTGAAATCCTGATTCACGTTGGATTAGATACTGTGAATTTAAAAGGAGAAGGATTTCAAGCGCTTGTTCAAGAAGGTGACAGCGTTCAACAAGGAACACCTCTTTTACAGGTAGATTTAGAGTATGTTAAAAAGCATGCACCTTCGATTGTGACACCGGTTGTATTTACCAACTTGCCAGCGGATAAAGAAGTGAAGCTGTTAAAAACAGGCTACCAAAAGCAAGGTACAAAAGACGTTATTACATTTTAA